tttttaattccccATTCATCAATAGGGAGAAAGctcttttcttgtggaaatccATGAATCAATGGATTACAAGATTAATCTGTAAGACTAATATTATATTATGTTCTTCCCTTCCTGAGGTTTTCTTATCTTCAATCTTCTTCACTGAAATAAGTATCTTAGAACACATAGATTGACTATAGAGATTTCAAGATTTTCAAAATACTCTTTTTATCTAAATTTCATCTGGCTCTGGATACTTATCCTTCAGATTGCTTTCTATTTATATTCTCATCATTTAGTCTGGTTCCTAGTCCAAGAACTCGAGACCTATATCCCAAATACCCAATTCTcatattctttttttcttcttccctgttctCAGAGATACCTCTATCTACATAGGACTATTATTCTTAGCTTATTTTTAGAATCCTACCTTTTTCTGCTCTTTGTTCTCAACTTTGTTAAATATCTTCCAACCTCCAGGAtcattacatgtctttccttgaTCATTCAAACTACTattttcctatataaaacaatataaaagTAAATCTCATCTTTCTACAACCATATCCCTTTCTTCTAATTCCTAATTTATCTCTTAGCTTATCTCAGTTTATCCTGAGATAACTTCTGATAATCCTCTATTACTCTTTTGGTTTCTTCTAATCCTTAGTCTGCATAAATAATGATGTTTTCTTACTCTTTCAAGACAATCCAAGGTTCCCTAAAGTCCTAACTAGTATTTTTACTTAGGATGTACACCCCTCTAAGCTCAACCAATATCACAAGTATACTACTATTAGAACAAAATAATCATTCATGACTGGATTTAGGTCCACATAAATAAACTTAGGATTGTTAGCAGTAAGATTTACCAAATAAACCACAAGTCAGAAACCGAGAGAACATAGAAATTGGTTCATTGTCACATGTTTTGTACCGAGTCAACAACCTTAAAACATCCAAAGTACTAGAAACTTAACTTAATTCACAGAAAAGACAATTCCAAAAACAACTTTTTTCatatgaaaaatactagaaccccctactatatgggttcaatatatagaagtgaaaaatactagaacccccctactatatgggttcaatatataaaagccccactaaatggatcctcccctatcaactccatactttcactttttaatatttctaggtccaaaaaaatttagatttcagggcttggtaataaagtttagggtttggggaAAATTCGTAATACCAAAAATGCCCTTTGCTATATATACCTAATGAAATAGGCTATAGGTTTCATTTCcagattcattttcattttcactttctctcacttctctcTCGTCTCTGCTCTGAAGAAAATTAAGGTTTTTTTATCATGCCGAAAGAAAACAATTGCAGAGAGCAAGAAACGATTCTCGCTCCATCGATATCCGTTGATGACGTTTAATTCAACGTTTCTTCTAGATTTATTGTATGATTTTGCAGTAGAATAAACGAATCCGAGAGAAGATTTCAATCAACTAATCTGCAGATTCAACTCAGATTCATCAACAAGCTAATTATACAGGTAAGTATCCTCTTCTCTTTGTGATGATGCTTCGATTTAGAGATtttagttgatttattttggattcaaatttcaGAAAAGtatttcaaaacctaaatcttCAGATGCTTTTCAATCGACTTATCTGAATCGAAATCAGAGCTTAGATTCACAATCATCTACTTACTCTGATTGGTTTGATGTAGAGTTTTCgaaaaaaaattgaacaaaaatTTCCGATCTGTTCATCGTCAAAATCGTTGTACACCTCTATTTCTATCTTCGATCTAATATCTGATTTGAGATTCGATATCAGTGAATCGTCCTCTCTATTATCCATAGATTTGATTTGAATTTTATTcacttttagtttttgatttttcatttataCATGATAGATTACATGAAATTGTGGTAGGAATTTAGTTGAGGTGGAGGATTTAGAGAAGGATTTTTGAGCTGCTGGTGGTGCTGGAGCTGTAGGTAGTATGAGTGGTGAAGAAATAAGTAAATTAAATCCAGGCACGATTTTGTTTGTTATtgttattgttgatgttgttatttGTTATTATTTTAGGTACGATTTGTTGTTTTTTACATTTCAATTTGAAAATGTCTGTGAAATGAACTCATAATGCGATTTCAGCTATTCTTTGAGGCGATACAAACTTAAAACCTCTAGTTCAagtatttagatataaaatctaCTGGTAATATCACAAGATCGACTTTGATTACTTGTTTCTGACCCAGATTCGACTCATTATGCTGTGTTAGAAACTCAGTTGAATGAGAAACTGTTCAATGGCGATATTCGTAAGGGATTTGTGGTTCAATTGATTGATTACATGTGTCATACTATTCAGAATCGGAAGTAAGTTTCTCTGAATTTCGATctaattttaggtttaatttcaattttttggtATTACGAATCTTTGAAATGATTCTCAGTTCAGATTATTAGTAGGTTTAATCTGATTTTGGTGTTGGTTAAACTAGAAATTATACTGTGTTATTGTGTTTATCAGCTAAGAATATGATAGATTTTGTGGTGTGTGTGCCTGTTGTTTGATATAGATTACTAAGCATTTATATCAATGAATACTATGTTGAATGCTTGGTGAACTATTAAGCAAGTTCCTGAGAAAACATGGAATGATATATTGAATGCCTATGTTTGCTTATTGTTTTCAAGAAATAAAACAACGAAGAACTGAAGTTGTTACTACAGACTATTTTCGTGGGATATATATGAAGGGGATTGCTGCAATGATAGTGTGTCTGAACGATTTTATGATTGTGTTTtgtgttggatgtggaattgttGCAGGAAGATGATACAGAGAGGCTCAGAAATTACTGGAAAAGATGTTTATCTTTCCAACTTATAGTTTGTTTTTTATATTGTTATTGTCATTACAAAAATGTGTGCACTTATAGTTTTAGTTATTATTATATTTTGTAATCGAATGGACATCTGAGTTAACATGCCTCAATGATGAAGGTCAAACTTTGTATTGCTTTTTGATTTATATTGTTTATGATAATAGTGGCTAACTACTAATTTTTTCCTCCCCGACCAGGAGAACATAAAACGATATGTTTGCATCATATATGATCCAACAAGGTCTAATCAAGGTGTTCTAGCTCTCAAGACTATGAAGCTCACAGATTCTTTCATGGAACTTTATCGCAATAACAATTTTACTGGAGAGAAGTATGTAATATCTCGTGTCTCGATAAAATTTTAATGAAGATGAGTAATTAATCCGAATCTCATTATtatatcttttttattttgttcgatAGGTTGAGGGAGAAAAATCTTTCATGGGTCGATATCTTTGAAGAAATTCATGTACGTTTTGAATGCCTTGTTGCTTTTTCTAACATTAGGAAGAATTGTCCATTTTTACGAGTTTATTTATGCTTCTTTTATGTGCCTCTTAACAGATTAAAGTTTCAAATTCTGCCATTATTAGTGCCTTCATGACAGAACGTGAAGCTGACACACCTGTAACCCAGGTTTGATATCTTACCTTTACTATTCATTCTTCGTGTcactaaaaaaataatatatatggtAATATAATAATTTCTGGGAAGGACAACTTAATAAGATAAAAAACTCTGTTATGTAGTGTGACTATGACCGCCTGCAATTATCAACCAAACCACAAATGGAAAGAAATGTTGACTAAAGACATGGTTGTGTACAGGAGTGCTCTCTCTTGGTATCATTCAATCTCAATACtagtgatgtagagaggttttcTTTATGTAGTAGTGCTAGATATTTTCTTCTGTATCAGTAGTAGAGTTGACCCAATAAATATATTAGTTGTATCTTTACGTACATAGTTTCAGAAGGAAATTCATTGTTGGATATTCTCCCATCTTTGACTCATAAGAGTTGTGTCCACTATGTACTTCACTTCCGTCACTGTTTTTACTTCTTAGATTTTGCGAAATTTCTGTTTTTGTACAGATTAATACAGATGCATCATGTATGGTATTCACTGTAAAGCCTCTACCTATATTGTTTTATGTTCTGCCATAATACTTATGTGTAACTGCggcttacacatgtcatatgcatgtgtaactgcctaTTGCACATGCATGCGACATATGTAACTGCGccttacacatgatatatgcatgtgGAACTCCAACTTACACATGCATTTTTATGTgtactagttgattctcttattcTTGTTGGATGTTGGTCCTGTAGGTTGTGCACTCTACCAAAGAGCAACTACCTTTGGGTTGACAGGTGAGACTTGTCATGGTTGAACCgttgtttgtttcttttcttttgttatcATATATTGTTTTTCGTTTGTATAGTCTGAGTtagctacctgagttaaggttcTTGTCGGTATGTGGATGTTGTTGTGTAGAGCGGGTAGGTAAGATTTGGTAACATCAGTAGGAAAAAATTGATCTGTTATCGAACACGGATAATAGCTTGTTAGTTTTTAGGTTAATTGTGACATTGCTAACttatagaagaaaaagaagacataGTACATTGCTTTTTTAGGGAGAAGAGGATTTTATTTGGTTTTATTTCTTTCTTAAGATTCAACCTGGGCAATGATTTTCAAACATTGCAGACTCAGCCATCGAATATTCTTCTAGGTTTAGAAGATTGtcgttaattttttttaaataaattttgCCACTATAAGATACTgcatataaataggttcctatTTATTATCATACAGTGGATAAGCATGCGGCTGGTGCTGAGATTTGTACTCAGTTGGTGTTGGTTGCAGTTGCAGGACATGGGTTCCGATGGAATGTGTAACTGCGGCATACACAtctatatgtatgtgtaactgctcattacacatgcatattgtatgtgtaacttctgcatacacatctatatggatgtgtaactgatgATTACGCATGacgaatgcatgtgtaactaggagttacacaggctaagataggttatcatgtgtattttctgtgatctttgttctataattttgccttacaattgttctataatatttttttgtttttcctttttgttcatccaaccatggatgtttatttcgttgcagatatgcaagcattttggaGGGAGGAAGACAAGATGGAAAGGCAAATATTTAAACTTCATAAAAGCATAAATcagacgcatgtgtaactctcaattacgctagatagatgcatatgtaactctcaattacactagacagaagcgtgtgtaacttctagttacacatgctaagaaattattgtaaatggatattaaagtaatacatgtattttttatgCGTTCTTTTTTATGTCCATTTTTTttatgtgtaactttgcattacacttGGAATaatgatgtgtaacttctggatacacatctcatatgcatgtgtaacttctggatacacattcaCACTGTATTTTAGTAATtgtgggcctagatttaataattttgggcttaaatttaaattttatttaatttggggcttgacaatatataaaaggacatgaatgtcttttaataactccgGACCTAGATTTAAATTTATTTTAGTTAAGGGCCTCGTATTATGGCTTATCCATGGGTTGGCTAAAATCACAACCCAAAAACCCGTCTTTTCTGTGTTCCCTCCTTGAGAAACTAGTACGCAATTTCACACCTAGCATCTGCTTCTTCGgcatcctcaaaatgtcccttcccctttctccaatTGTACCTTGCTTCCATCTTCAACACATAGCCATACTCAAACACCGGGGGCATCTCACTATAGAGAATTTCAGCATCAAATTGAACCTCCAGACTCTATACTCTTCTGTATTTCTGCCTTAGTACTAGCTTCTATTTTAGCCTTTTCCTCCCTGCCCAAATCACAATATGCAAGATTTTTAGCCTGTTCTGAATGAAGAAAATAATCAGAACCACATAAGTAACAAAAGTAATATTGGATGCAATGCACATGATCGTCCCTGCAGCGCATAATCTTAGTAATTGACATAAGAACATCAACTGGTATAGCATCGTGATTACAAGCCATTCTTCTCACAACAATTTCTTTAAATTCTCCTCACTTTTTATTGTATATCCTTCCTCTCTATAATCTTATCCTACAACTCCTTTATCCTTTAAATAGTGCATCAAACTATTAATTTCATTTCTGACGTGCAAGAATGTATAACCGATTCATTTCCCTTCTAATCCTTGAAGTAAACATCTATCATACTCGACTTTTAAGACTCCTACAGTCTTTCCTTATACCAAGTAAATCTACTGATATCATGCTAAGTCCCCATAACACGCCTAACCTATTTATCACCCTAACCAGTAGCTTATTCCTCTATGTGTTTTATAGACCCTCTTCTCAATACACAATTGTACTAGTCTAAACTCTTTCCAACTTCTTAAGCCAACTAGTGTCACAGTAATTGTAAAAACTAAAATAATCTACTCTTTTAGTATTCTTAACGCACATTTTATAATACACAAAGCTAGTGGTCTTACTGATATATACCCATAGACACCATCTTCTCCTAGTACCTATTAATGAGCCTTTAGTACAATAATTATTCTTTAAAACTATTTTATAAACCTATTCCCAGACATTTTAACAATCAGTATAGCTTTTTATGAGATACAATATACTCAAAAAATAGAAAAGGTCTTATTCAGTCATATATCATACAAAATGTGAAGTCCTTCACCTAGAATCCCTCTGCTAAATCTTTGACGGACATTGTCTAATAGTTTTACTAGGTATACCATTTTCCAAGCTATTTCAAATCCAAGGTCTTTTAAACATTGGATTTTGACATGAACCTCCCAAAATCttaactgaaaagacgagggtactcaaatataccacaatctttaaattatccccctataagtcctt
This is a stretch of genomic DNA from Papaver somniferum cultivar HN1 chromosome 1, ASM357369v1, whole genome shotgun sequence. It encodes these proteins:
- the LOC113333029 gene encoding eukaryotic translation initiation factor 3 subunit H-like — protein: MKLTDSFMELYRNNNFTGEKLREKNLSWVDIFEEIHIKVSNSAIISAFMTEREADTPVTQCDYDRLQLSTKPQMERNVD